The nucleotide sequence CTGCCGAAGACAGGGCTCACGGCGCGCTCGAGGGGCGAGGCGCTCGCGGGATCGAAGCGGGCCGCGAGGCCAACGACGGAGCGGCCGAGGCTGTCCCGGGCGGCGTAATACACGCGCAGGATGGGGCGACCCTCGGCGGATCGAACGAGCACGGGCGCGGGCGCGCCGACCGACGCGCCGTCGTAGGGAGGCTCGGTCCCCTCCCCGGCCGGCGCGGGCGCGAGCGCGGGGCCGTCGCCCACGCGGGTCCAGGTGACGCCGTCGTCAGAGCGCGCCTCGCCGATCCGCGCGGCGCCGCCAGGGCCCGGGACCTCGTAAAAGAGCCGGAACGAGCCGTCGTCGAGCACGACGACGCCCGGGCTGCGCGGCACGGCCGAGGCCTCCCAGCCAGCCGCGTCGGGGCCGAGCACGGGGCCGGCCACGCGCGTGAAGGCGGCGCCGTCGGAGCTCCGCGCGAGCCCGATGCCGCCGGCCGCGGCGTAATACAGGAAGACCTCGCCCCCCACACGGACGGCCGAAGGCGCGCCGACGGTGCCACCTTCCCAGGGCTCGGCGGGCGTGAGCACGGAGAGGGGCGCGCGGTCGAAGGAGCGGCCGTCCTCGGCGCCATGCCGCACGATGGCGCCCGGCGGGGCCGTGGGATCGGGGTCCTGTCCGGCCACCTCGGGGGTCATCGCGAAGTAGCCGAAGACCGCGGGCGTGGCGGGATCCCCGTCGGCGTCGAGGACGGCCGGGTCGCGGGGGAAGGTGTCGTCGTCTTCGAGGGCGTTCGGAGCGGAGCGCAGGTTGCCGAGCTCGCCCGCGCGAAGGGGGCGGAACGGGCCGGCCGCGGCGCTCGGCAGGTTCTCCCCGCCGGTCTCGGTGTCGGCGAGGGTGGCGCAACCCGAGAGGAGCGCGAGGAGGAACGAGAGAGCGTGTCCCGTGCGCATCGTCTTCCCCTCAGAACTGGGCGGTGAGCGTGGCGCCGCCTGCGATCATGGTGCCGTCGGCCCGGTAGTCGCCCACGAAATCGGCGGGGCTCGCCTTCTGCGTGACGCGCTCGGGCAGCACCGAGAGGGCCACGTGGGTGTCGAGCCGGAGCGCGCCGCGGAGCACGGAGAAGGGCGCGTTGAGGACGAGGCCCGCGCCGAGGGAGATCGTGTGGCGATCGGCGTCGACGAAGTTCGTCAGGCCCGACTGCGGCGGGACGGGCGAGCGCTCGTAGGCGTAGCCAGCGCGCAGGGGGATCTCGACGGCCTTCGCCGGCTCTTTGCGCCCCGAGGCGCGCCGCTCGGCGCCGAAGGCGAGGACGTACTCGACGCCGAGGCGCGGCACGAAGCGGTCCTCGAAGGCGGGCGGGACGATCACGACGGGCTTGGGGTCCTCGGGCAGCTCGACGCCCACGCCGGGCGGCGGCTCGGCCTCGAGGTGGGCGGAGGTCCGGGGGGTCGGGCTCTCGTAGGCCGAAAAGTTCACCCAGCCGAGATCGAGGTTCGCGCGGAGGCGGGGCACGGCCTGGAAGGACAACCCGAGGACGACCTGCTGCGGCTGGAAGGCGTCGAGCGTGCGCGTCTCGAGGGTGTAGCGGAGCGGGACGTCGACGCCGGCGAAGTCGACGATGCCCTCGAGGTTCGCCTGGAGCGCGAGGTCGAGCTTGGTTTGTCCGCGGTAGGCGAGGCCGAGGTAGCCGAAGCGGCCGAGTTTTACGCGCGCCCCTGCGACCGGGTAGCGGATGGAGGTGAGGTCGGCGTCGACCTCGTGGGAGAGCTGCGAGTCGTAAGGGCGGAGCACGTCGGCCTCGCCGCGGATGCCGAAGCGGCCGCGGGTGGCGGCGAGGAAGGCGAGGCCGCCGCCGAGCTCGAGCCAAGGGAACGGGCGGACGGCGAGGTGGACGGAGAGGAACAGGATGGTGGGACGGTCGTTGTAGAGCTCCCAGCGCGCGGTCTCCTGGCGGAGGGCGCGGATGCGGGAGAGGCCATTGTCGGGGATGTACGTGGCGATGCCGAAGGCGAACGGCAGCTTGGCGATGCGCCCCGGCGCGACGATGCCCGCCATGAGGCCGTGGACGTCGGCGACGTCGTTGTCCTTGCCGTTGATGCGGAGGCGGTTGTCCGCGTAGAGGTAGCCGAGCGAGAGCTCGAGGCCGGGCGCGGAGACGAGGCCGGCGGGGTTGTAGAAGCAGCCGGAGAAGTCGGTCGCGTCGGCGGTGACGGCGCCCGAGAGCGCGGCGGCGCGGGAGCCCATGCCGTACGTCCCGGGAGCGCTGGCGGACGCGTCGGGCGCGGCGAGCAGCCCCGCGGCGACGAGCGCAGGAAGGATCAGACGCGCGCGTTTCCTCATCAGAACCCGACCCCCACGGTGGCCGCGCCGGCGACGACGACGCCGCTCGTGCGCACGGAGGGCGCGCCTGGATTTTCGGCGGGCACGTCCGCGGCCTTGTCGTGCGTGCGCGGATGGAGGACCTGCACCTGCCCGGCGAGGTCGAAGCGCAGGTTCGGCAAGGGCGCGGCGAGCTCGAGCCCGTAGCCGAGGCCGAAGACGCTGCGGG is from Polyangium spumosum and encodes:
- a CDS encoding OmpP1/FadL family transporter translates to MRKRARLILPALVAAGLLAAPDASASAPGTYGMGSRAAALSGAVTADATDFSGCFYNPAGLVSAPGLELSLGYLYADNRLRINGKDNDVADVHGLMAGIVAPGRIAKLPFAFGIATYIPDNGLSRIRALRQETARWELYNDRPTILFLSVHLAVRPFPWLELGGGLAFLAATRGRFGIRGEADVLRPYDSQLSHEVDADLTSIRYPVAGARVKLGRFGYLGLAYRGQTKLDLALQANLEGIVDFAGVDVPLRYTLETRTLDAFQPQQVVLGLSFQAVPRLRANLDLGWVNFSAYESPTPRTSAHLEAEPPPGVGVELPEDPKPVVIVPPAFEDRFVPRLGVEYVLAFGAERRASGRKEPAKAVEIPLRAGYAYERSPVPPQSGLTNFVDADRHTISLGAGLVLNAPFSVLRGALRLDTHVALSVLPERVTQKASPADFVGDYRADGTMIAGGATLTAQF